The window atttattttttcctcacATACAAACACACTTTATAGACATTTACAGATTAAGCGAATACTGTGTAATTTTAACTAAATGGAACTATCCAAGTAATACAGACCTCCCAAATCTCTTTATCAGAGTGCTCATCAAGAGGATCAAGATTGCCTCGAATGGTGCCTTCAAATAAGGTTGGATCTTGTGGTATGATACTCAAATGACTTCTAAGATCATGAAGACCAATTGATGAAATATTAATGTTGTCTATAAGGATACTCCCTGCCTCCGGTTCAACCAATCGAAATAATGCTTGAATCAAGGTAGATTTGCCACTGCCAGTACGACCAACTATTCCAATCTTCTTCCCACCAGGAAATGTGCAGGATACTCCGTGAAGCACCACGGGAAGATTTTCCTTGTAACGTACCTTCAAAAGGAGATGCATCAGCATGAGAAAGAGCTGATTGCAGTAgaataatcattataaaaacTTTGATGCATATCACATTGCTAAGAGCTTAGTTTAGATGCTAAATGAGTGCAACAAACAATGATATATAAGGGATAATTTTAcctcttaaaaaagaaaaggacaaaaGCAAACTATAAAATGACTAGAAATTCAATTAAAACGATAGGACAAGCATGTGCTTCTTAGTGAAAACAAGGAGCAAAGAACATTCCTAATGTGAATTTGAGCTGAGTACCTTCAGATCAATTAATTGGATTGTCCCATTCTCAGGCCATGAGGATGGAGGACGAGAATCTTCAACAATTGCTGGTGCTTCACTAGGAATTTGGCTGTATTGATAAATTCTTTCAAtggatatgattttattttcaagtttGCAAAAGCTAAGTATCCATCGTGATAGACGTGCATTTAAATTCAGGCCATATGTTACTGCAAGTCCAGCCATGCCTATACAGAAAAGTCTTAGTGATTAGCAACAGAATATTATCTCATATTGCATTCTGCATGATCTCAAACCATCACTTATTCCCTTTCCTATAATACAATGTAATACCAATTATATCATAAACAGCTGCTTGAAGCGGACAGAAAACAAGTAATCAGAATGAAATACTCACTGGGATCAATACTTCCATGGGGAAGGCTGACAAGTAATACCAGGCAGAAAGCAAAAACAAAGGTTGAAAGTAATTCCATGCGCAGGCAGAGCCACTCAATAGCTGCAAGACTACAGAAGAATGGTCGTGCAAAACAATCCAGAAGATAGAGGTTCCTCTTCATGAACCTTTTTTCTTGTCCAAAACCTCTAATGGTGGCTGCTCCAGCAATTGATTCACCAAAAAGATGTATAATTGGAGATTTTTGGATGCTCACGATACGTACTAATTCCCTTGAGGAAGCCATGTAGTATTTCTGCAAGGAATTAGTTTATggtcaaaattttcatttgatcACACATAGGGTAgacaaacaagaaagaaaagatgcAATGCATTAACGGAGGATTTATAGTCCTTTATCAATGTATTTTCTCCATACCCCTTGAATAATATTTTCCCCAAAAAGAATGATGAATTGATATTTGTCAAATAAATGGACCTTATTCTATCCTACATAACTTGATTTTTGGCTTCAGAACACAacttttttctgtttctttttggAAAGCAGTtttgaagattaaaaaataagctGGAAGATCTCTAATTACCTGCATCCACAAACAAATAATAGCCAACGGGACTACTAGGAGCAAAACTTGCCATGTAACATCTGTCATTACAGCAACAATGCCAATAAGTTGTATTGTTGATGAAGCAAACCCTCCAAGTCTAAAAGGAATATCAAGATCCACAACACTTTGATCAATTGAAACCTGATGGGATACAAATAACCCATTATATGTTTGTACACCATACATGGAGagacagattaaaaaaaaaacaaaggagcaAGGAAAAGACAAGAAAACTTACACGATTCAAGATCCTTCCAGCTGGTGTAGAGTCAAAGAAAGACATTGGTGAATGGAATATGCTTCTAAGCAtgttaaaaaatagtttctgTGCAGCTGCTAGACCAAATGTAGCCACGAGAACAGCCCTTACAAAGATGAACCATGAGCTGCCAAAAGCAAGGGCCATGTAAACAAGAAGAAGAACTGTGGGAGTTACTTTGGGTTGGTCTCCCTTAGTTTGAGGATTTGCCCAAGCCATCCACCAATTACTGGCAATCTGAAGGAACTGAAATAATGTTTGTGCAATGATTATGAGTGGAATCAATACACCTTTGTATGCTGCAGCCATGTATGACAAGTACACCTTCATGCTGACTCTACCTCTAACCCTCTCCTCTTCCTGAACAAGCTGTTTTTTTCTCGAGcgttttgctttcttcttctccttaatTACTTTCTGATCTGATGATCCCTCCTGAACTTCCTTAGCCAAACTCTCAATATCATTTGCAGAAGAAATGGATGTCTTACTGGTCATAATAGTGTCATCCAAGGGTACATTTTCATCTGAATCTTCTGAGTGATTAGGAATATCCATAGCCTCTATTGCTTCATGGTGAGCTGAAACTAGAGTTTTAAAATCTGTTCCGGCTTGTAAAAGATCATCATATTTTCCTGCCTGTATGATGTGGCCTTCTTTAAGAAccttcaaaattgaaaaaaaaatgagaaaattatttttgctttgTATCAACCACATAATCAAACCCACAGATAGGGGTGTGCAAAAAAACCGGTTCGGATTGAACTAGAATGTAACCAAACCTAAACTGAATTGGTTTCTTCCcgaactaaaaaaaaacttcgtaccccattgcccggaggctcttcgttatgcgaaggtatgggggagggatgttgtacgcagccttacccttgcatatgcaaagagactgtttccggattcgaacccatgaccaacaagtcaccaaggcacaactttaccgctgtaccagggctcgccctcggTTTCTTCCCGAActagtttaagaaaaaaaaaatgcactgttttataaaaacaattcgGTTAAATCGTTTCTACAAAACCAGTTTGGTTAACCGAACTGGTTTTCActtggatatttttttatttgaaaaaaaaatgttcaaaaacCAGTTCAAAACTAGTCTGACTCTTAGAATCGGTTTAAAACTGATTAAAAACCAATTCAGTTCAAAaccagttttttaaaattagttcggTTTTGAACTGGTTTCTAAATCCGGTTGACTATTTGGATATAAAACCGAACCGGTTAAAACAATTTGAAACCAGTtcggtttgatttttttatcaaactagTTTTTGCACACCCCTAGCCACAgataattaaaagagaattcttcctagtctttgaaaaaattaaatatcttcaCTGAGAAAGATAAATTACACATGttggcacaaaaaaaaaacttttttttaaagtaccAGGCAGCAATAATGACCAATTCATATGAGTTCACTCAGCCACCCAGGAGGCAGCTGCCACAAAACAGAACAATATCAAGGGAGGGATGCAGGAGTTCCATCACCAAATAAGCAGCTTCAATCCATTGAGCACAGATCAATTTCATATAGATGCAAAAGTAACACAATTTTCCTCTTGCCTTGTAGATACAGCTTGTTAACATCTCATGTCAATATATAATACCATTACATTAATTTCACATAGTCAATCTTAAAACCAATTGCTTTGTTGTTTTAGATATGTTTCCTAATCATATATCTGAAATTGTAAAGATTTAACTGtgtaatattaaaaagaaagaattaagAAGGCAACCAGGACATGAGGGAAGAAAAAATGCATTAGACTGAAACAGTAGAGAGCAACTGCAACCCCTGATCATGCAGGGAATACATAACTCACTCACAAATacgaaaaaaaattgaaatgtactataaaataattaaaaacaaaaacacctgAAATGAAGTATAAAAATCATCTAGGTCTTTTGTTGCATGAATGTGGAAGACAAACCCATACCATTATCATATCAGCAGCAGGAAGAAATTCAACTTGATGGGTCACGAAAATGACTGTTTTATCTGCTAGTGCTGTCAATACATACTCCTGCATTCACATGTCAtagattaaatcaaattaaattcatttcaaTTGTACCCCGAAAAATAACAGCATCATTAACTCTATACTCAAGAAAAACTAACCCTAAATAATTCTGATCCAGTGTGGGCATCAACTGCACTGAAGGGATCATCAAGTAGGTAAATATCAGCATCTTGGTAGAGTGCTCGAGCAAGCTGAACCCGCTGCTTCTGACCACCACTCAAATTTATACCTCTGTCACCAATAATTGTTTGGTCTCCATGTGAGAAAAGTTCTAGGTCCTTTTTCAATGAGCAAGCATGAAGAACATTCTTGTACTTTGCTTTGTCCATTGGGGTGCCAAACAGGATATTTTCTTCTATATTTCCTGACTGTATCCAAGCAGATTGGGAGACATATGCAACAGAACCACACATTTTTACCTGCAAAATCATCCAATTCATCAGTAAAACTGATATATAAACAAGAAGAGAATTTAAAATACCaatgaacaaatataaaaacaataaaggCGGAATTCTATCCTTAAGAATAACATACTTCACCAGACAGCTTGGGAATCTCTCCAAGGATGCAAGAAAGAAAACTTGATTTACCGGAACCAACCATGCCACAAACAGCCACAGTCATCCCTCTTTCCACTTTCACATGTATTCCCGATAGAGTAGGCCTTGGCAAAGAAGAGTCCCAGCAGAAGACACCATCCATAATTTCTATGGCCGTGTTAGAAATGCCAGGTGGCAAGACGATAGTCGCATCTTCCTGCAATTCTTCATCCTGCAGGAAAGCAGATATGCGATCAAGAGAAACTTTTGTCTGAGCCATGGTTGATACCAAGTCAGGAAAATTCCTCAGAGGTTCTTGGAGAATCCTGAAAGTAGCTAGAGCAGAGAGAACACCACCTGCTGTCAACTGACCCCCCAACAATATGGAAGTAGCAAAAGTAACAGCTGAAACAAATATAGGGGAGCTCCAGAACATGAAAGTTATGCAAGCCTGAGAATAGAGTGCTTTCCTTAGCCACTTGAACTCTACTCCACGCATTTCCTCCAACTTCAATCGATATCGATCCTCCCAAGCTTGCAGCTTGAGAATCCTCATATTCCTAAGACACTCTGATGTCTTTCTCATCCTTTCATCCTTAGCTGCCATCAATTTGTCCTGATAATCTTCTTGCACCCTAGCCACAGGAACAGTGACAACAATGGAAATGATTGTAGCAATCAATGTTGCAACAGAAGCAATTCCAACATtcttatacaaaattaaaagggCAAGAACAATCTGCATAGGAAGCATCCACATGTCATGAAGGTACCAAGAGTAGTCCCCTACCCTCTGAACATCAACTGCCATGTAGTTGACAATCTCCCCACTTGTGTGACTCTGCTTGGCTGAGCTTGACAGTCTAAGTCCCTTCCTATATACCATTGCAGTTAGAGCAGACCTAACATGCATACCCAAGATGTCCACTCCCAGATACCACTGCCTAGTTGTCACAGTCTCCACAAGCTTTGCCACAAAGAAAATACCAGCAAGGATATATCCCTCATGGGGGAAAGTCTCCTTGCCACCCAAGTAATCCACAAAGTAACTTATCATGTATGGACCTACATATGACACCAAAGTATTCATACCAGCAAAGATGGCATTCAGGGCTGCGTCCTTCCAGAATGACTTGAGAATCGCCCAAGCCAACGAAGGCTGCTTAGAGGGATTCTCATTTTCAGCCTTCAATCTCTCCCAATTAGAATTCAAAACCTTATAACTAGTCTTGGCTCTATCTCTTGGTGCAACAAGTGGAATATCCTTAAGCTCGAGCGGTCTCTTAGCACCAATGGAAAGAAGTGGATTCAGCCAAGAAAGAGTGGCCAAACTAAAAAGTCCAGCATCTCTATAAGGAGTAACCTTGAGACACCCCGGTTCCTCATCAACAAGCAATGGCTCTTGAAGATCAGAGTTCCCACAAACCCTTATACCAGTACCACCCCTAATTGCAACCACACACAAAAATGCAAGAGCTGGTGTGACAGCAACATTTGCAACAGCACGAGAACATAGATGTTCAGAACCCTCCTCCCAAAATCCTCTCCCATCAACATACAAAGTACACAAGCAAATAACAAAGGACAAAAACCACCAAGCTCTCAACAAAAATGGGAACCTCTCTGACACCTTGAACTTGCAATACAAGGCCGAGAAGCTCAACACAAACCAAGCCAAACCCTGTGCAGCAGGGACAGCAAGAAGAGACAAATCCACGTCAGCATCCCCATTAGCCTCACCCCAAATCAAAGCACCCCCTTCAAATCCCAACGCCAAAACATTCACAAACAGAACatagaaacaagacaacactgaCAACTTGAACCCCACACCGATTCTAACACCACGCGTTTCTTCATCAATGACACTGCAAATTGGGCTAGCATTGCCGCTGTTTCCATCCTTACCGAATCGAAATCCACCCCCATACACAAGAACACGCCTCACCGAGACAACAAAGAGAAACAAAAGTACAAAAGTCAGGTTCATGCAGATTGTCGCAAGTTCCAACACGGGCAATCCTAGGACATCATGGAAAAAACGTGCGACACCCATTATTGAAAAAAGTGtgttgatgatgaagaagaagaagcagattgagaataacaacaacaacgagtagaagaagagaagagaaggggCATCTCAGAATACGGGAAACGAAGAGAAAACCAATGCACGTGGAAACAAAGACGTTTATTTCACCAACGAGGAATATACGAAGAAAGAGAGAAGTTGTTGCAGTTGCAGTAGGGTAGCACTGAAAAATCAAACTTTGAAGATGAAAAAAGACACCCAATGGGGAAATATAGAAAATCCCCCACCTGGGTGGTTTCTGAAATCAATGGTGACGTGACGGACTTGTTCTACCCCAATTgcgaaagagagaaagaagctGAAACGACAATCACAAATGACAAACGACGACGAATGATGGTGGCGAGAGTAGCCTAAGCGTCGCAGGGTATATGCTATAACAACGAAGAGAGACggagagaaagaaaatgatCCCCCTCTCTTGTGCtccttttaataattaatgttgttgtttgtttgtcACAAATTAATAACTATGCTTCCGTGTGTTGTTTAACCGCGAGTTCCGTGAGGGAATCGGAAACTTTGCAGCAGATGCTCCAGAAATTGGTGCTTTCGGTGGACGGAACCAAAAGGTCAATTAAAATGACTCATCACTAGCTAGTTTGATACCGACTAAATTTTCGTTCTCTGATTTGCTTCAATGAATTTTGGAACCTTTCAACCATTATAtggaaaggagaaagaagaatttTTCTTGCAGGCTTAGTAGGTGGaatattatcattaatgaatatttaatacacggaatattattattattatgattttaatgatggtgtaatataaatgtaaaataattttatattattattaaataacaaataatgatgattgatatgatttttagaataattatctaaaaagtaaacaaatttattatatataattgattggtTATCATCGAATAAcggtataaaattattttatattatttatagataatattttttcctattatgattagtattttttatcattttattagtattattatttggaaaattttagaaggtattcaattcaatttattattattattattattattaaactgttgattttcttttattattaaattatgtccacattcaaatcattttattacTAGCAATTAACTTAGTTAATGCTGATAGGACATATGGTCAATAAAAGTTAGAGTTATAAGGCCAGCAtcataattaaaagaagaagacacaaaaagaaaatttttttttcactaacaaataacatttattgattaaaaaataggtTTACGTATTTTAAGTAAAGTctcaatttaaacttgtttgtaatgaaaaaatataattgtgcaAAGAGACTCAATTATAAGCTAtcatttaaataatgattcataaTATTGTGAAACTGTGCATCAATATCACGTTGATCCAGAAAATGTGAATAGAAGGAATATTTTTGTTGCATGTGTGCGTGGGCTGGGTTGATAGTGATTTTACTAAAGACATAGAATGTGAACTATTGGTTGGCAAGGGAGAAAGTGGGCcggttttgtttgtttgtgctTTACAGTGTGTTGGTACGTAGTTTAGGTCTTGAGTGGGCGGTAGTGGAAATTCAGATTTCAAATCATGGTGAATGAGTGTGATGCCATGAtgctatgtttttttaatgtagGATTTGAGGTACACCAAACATGTTCGTTAAAGAGGAGCACTGAGGACTGAGAACCACATCTTCAATTCTTCATCAAATCCGTATGCAGcaaataagttaagaaaaaaacgGTATTGACCCATCTGTTTGTTGAAAAATATacataagaaagaaaaaggtgGGGCTGACATGCCAAAATCAAGTGGATGAATTGTCATCTAGGCCACTCTTTGTTCTTTGGTTGTttctaaaaagataaaaacagaaCATGAatatgaaagcaccccaaaaattaaaagaagataTCTGGCTTTTATAGGAAAAGTATAGTGTAGAGCGGAAGATGGAAGGTTGAGCTTATGAGAAGAGACTATAGAATGAGAACAACTCTTTTCCATTCTAAGCTCAGAATAAAGTAAGTAGTAATAAAATTAGGATTTTAACCTATACCAGTCTATTTATTGTAGaggataatattttttcatttttatataattgaaatttacaataaataaatatttttaatataaattatattataattagtttttataataaataaatatcttttattatataaattatattttagatttataatgaaaaaataaaaatgtaatatagttatttttaactattaacaattttattaaaaaatattaaattttaatttaaaaatagttttaaatgattaaaagatATCAACAAGTCATTAACTGAATCGTCTTAAACATAATctctttaaataagattttcaaTTCAAGTTTTGCATAtcaaaaaacataattgaaagaaataatattcACTAAAAGTTATCCGTCATATTCTAGAGCAGAATTAATCATCAATCAAGCTAGTGGATAATCATACCACTGTTATGGTGGGAAAAAAATGAttggaagaatttttttttaattagttatagaactagtgtgtataaaaaagacaaaatgttgACAACATCTATTAAATAATGCGTTCTAATTTATATAATGTGGTGGATGAATAAAAATCTTTGTGTTTgatgcatattttttaaattctagaaaataatttttttaaggaaaattatagaaaaagattaaaaaaaacataaagctaaaattaaaaaaaaaaggattatatATTTCCTATTAGAGGGTATCCCCCAATTCAAATATGAACATTTTAATGAATGTGCATAATTGTTTTTTCATCCGGGATAAAATATTAGCATGACTCATGAGTGTTCTTTGTTCAGAAGTGGTGGAATTAAtctctcaaaaaaataaaatatcagttAAGAGACAATTATTTTATGTACATATATGTTCCTCTATCAGCATAGGTTTTTTTATATGGCTACTCTATTTGCATAGTTAAATATTGAATTCTATGATATACTTAAAAGGTCCAAACCACTAAtgatttattataaacaatACAAATGtagataaaaatgataaaagaaattaacttcataaaatttctatatttttttaatcaagtggAACTAAAATACAATTTCCCCTTTGCATTGCCAACCACAAAACAGTGGGAATATGTACTTTGGTAAAACAAAACACCTTGCTTATTTATAGATTCTATATTCTATAATTACTATTTATTATGCAGCATATTATATTCATGACATCCATGATGATATTGAGGAATAGATCCTCTTCTGCAGTAAAACTACAAAACTTAACCATAAGAAAAACAATGGTAAggttaaatattaataacaaaatataatccGACACGAATGTTTTGTTTAAGACCTGCaatctttccatttttttttactgtaattTAACTGTCTCAACGCAACTTGGTAATTAATCGAGTTCAAATGTGACAGCTCATATGATTTGATTTGAAGAATCAAAACATTTCCCCAGAGTGTTCTCGCCTTTAATGATTCttcctattatttattttaatcatgaaTCCTATTAAAGAAaacttgtttaaattatttatttgtttcttataattttataatttttttttataattagtgatttttttgttcctataatttatattttaatttttttttagttcttataattttgaaagtggtttttttaatctttataatttatattttaattctcttttaatccctACAATTTAAATGTgatctttttagttcttatattttatattttaattatcttttagtcattatcatcaaaatataagtaatattatcaattacaactaactacaaaaatattaacaagtaatttgtaactaatttattgtaagataatttgtaataaaaaataatttataactaatttgtaattaattatttttatatatttttaaataaggactaaaaaacaattaaaatataaattatagaaattaaaatataaattatagaaactaaaaaaaacactttcaaaattataaaaactaaaaagataaaaatcatactatagaaaacaaatgaataatttttttaaaaaaaaaactactaaagTGTATTATATATCTTTCTTTTTGTAATCATGGATTCAATGCATATATACGATGTATTATGACTTATGAGTTTTACCTTTCTAATCAGAATCCTATCTCAATAATAAGATGTTAACCTACTCGGGGGAgtgattttaatattatttagcaTGTAGTTTTCTTTAATGCTGTTTATCATATGGCTAGTTCGCTATCTAACTCAa of the Glycine max cultivar Williams 82 chromosome 13, Glycine_max_v4.0, whole genome shotgun sequence genome contains:
- the LOC100781010 gene encoding ABC transporter C family member 5, whose amino-acid sequence is MGVARFFHDVLGLPVLELATICMNLTFVLLFLFVVSVRRVLVYGGGFRFGKDGNSGNASPICSVIDEETRGVRIGVGFKLSVLSCFYVLFVNVLALGFEGGALIWGEANGDADVDLSLLAVPAAQGLAWFVLSFSALYCKFKVSERFPFLLRAWWFLSFVICLCTLYVDGRGFWEEGSEHLCSRAVANVAVTPALAFLCVVAIRGGTGIRVCGNSDLQEPLLVDEEPGCLKVTPYRDAGLFSLATLSWLNPLLSIGAKRPLELKDIPLVAPRDRAKTSYKVLNSNWERLKAENENPSKQPSLAWAILKSFWKDAALNAIFAGMNTLVSYVGPYMISYFVDYLGGKETFPHEGYILAGIFFVAKLVETVTTRQWYLGVDILGMHVRSALTAMVYRKGLRLSSSAKQSHTSGEIVNYMAVDVQRVGDYSWYLHDMWMLPMQIVLALLILYKNVGIASVATLIATIISIVVTVPVARVQEDYQDKLMAAKDERMRKTSECLRNMRILKLQAWEDRYRLKLEEMRGVEFKWLRKALYSQACITFMFWSSPIFVSAVTFATSILLGGQLTAGGVLSALATFRILQEPLRNFPDLVSTMAQTKVSLDRISAFLQDEELQEDATIVLPPGISNTAIEIMDGVFCWDSSLPRPTLSGIHVKVERGMTVAVCGMVGSGKSSFLSCILGEIPKLSGEVKMCGSVAYVSQSAWIQSGNIEENILFGTPMDKAKYKNVLHACSLKKDLELFSHGDQTIIGDRGINLSGGQKQRVQLARALYQDADIYLLDDPFSAVDAHTGSELFREYVLTALADKTVIFVTHQVEFLPAADMIMVLKEGHIIQAGKYDDLLQAGTDFKTLVSAHHEAIEAMDIPNHSEDSDENVPLDDTIMTSKTSISSANDIESLAKEVQEGSSDQKVIKEKKKAKRSRKKQLVQEEERVRGRVSMKVYLSYMAAAYKGVLIPLIIIAQTLFQFLQIASNWWMAWANPQTKGDQPKVTPTVLLLVYMALAFGSSWFIFVRAVLVATFGLAAAQKLFFNMLRSIFHSPMSFFDSTPAGRILNRVSIDQSVVDLDIPFRLGGFASSTIQLIGIVAVMTDVTWQVLLLVVPLAIICLWMQKYYMASSRELVRIVSIQKSPIIHLFGESIAGAATIRGFGQEKRFMKRNLYLLDCFARPFFCSLAAIEWLCLRMELLSTFVFAFCLVLLVSLPHGSIDPSMAGLAVTYGLNLNARLSRWILSFCKLENKIISIERIYQYSQIPSEAPAIVEDSRPPSSWPENGTIQLIDLKVRYKENLPVVLHGVSCTFPGGKKIGIVGRTGSGKSTLIQALFRLVEPEAGSILIDNINISSIGLHDLRSHLSIIPQDPTLFEGTIRGNLDPLDEHSDKEIWEALDKSQLGDIIRETERKLDMPVLENGDNWSVGQCQLVSLGRALLKQSKILVLDEATASVDTATDNLIQKIIRREFRDCTVCTIAHRIPTVIDSDLVLVLSDGRVAEFDSPSRLLEDKSSMFLKLVTEYSSRSSGIPDF